TTCCTACCGTATATAACCCATCATTCTCTTCAAGAGGGGATCTATGCTCCTGATCAATCACTCTTCTTTTCTGAGCCAGTCATTGGTGCAGTGTAGCTGAGGTACTGCAAATGATTCAATCACTAAACTCCAGCTGTTATGATTCCATCTGCTCCTCCTCTccactttctctgttttttttaagcacACATCTCCCCTCTGAGATTCCTACCAACAGCAATAAGATTTAGAAAAATGTAAACCGACTTTGGGAAGAGAGTAATTGAGGTCACATTCAGTTGCTCACAAGCTGACAGTCGTCCTAGTGCTCACAAATAACGTGTGGGTAAAGTCTGCTCAGTAGTAGCTAGTTTAGTGTTAGCTAGTTTATCACCATGTCCAGTTACTGTCAAAACCATGGAGGTATTATGACCGGCTTCAGCAGATAACTGtttctaaaatatttaaatcGGCATTAGATAGATTCAAACCCATATTTAACACTAATGTGCTCACTGCTTTCGGGAAGAGCAGTATGTTCAGGGAACACTGAGCTACCGCACTAAAAtatctattttatttgttataatGTATTTGTAAGGCTGTACAAATATATTTTCGCTGTCctacatttttccatttttgtcgtttttcacttttttgacataatttgcaAGTATTTCTTTAAACTGTAGCTAATTTCATGATAAAGAGACCAATAAGAAATCGTTTTTCTTGTCCTGTAAAATTACCTTTTGGAAATACAGGGTTTCAAAGACAGCGACAAAATTATACATTGGTTCATCAGTTCAactttttgccctttttttaaGGTATACATTTTACATGATGCTAATCCAGGTGTATTTAGTCCCAGTTTATCCCAAACATATAAAGGCAAGTCCAGGATTTCCCCactggtgcatccctagttaaTAACCTGTGCGTTCACATTACCAGTTTAAGTGACTCGTTTTTTTTGGCTTAATGTAACACAGAtctgattatttttttcagggctgtgtgaAGATGTCAAATTCAATCTTTTCAGATTTTAGATACTTTTATACGTGGTCCTAGATCGCATATTTATCCGATTTGTGGGCAAGCAGCATCGTTAACAGTCAGATAGGATTTCATGCGTCTTTTTGTCTGTACGCATTCACTTAGTGCTGTTGTCAACAGTCAGCACCGGCGGCATGGTGAAACAATGGAGGAGAGGAACAGCTGTGATAAGTCTGCACATAAAAACATATTAAGGTGTGCATGCGTGCCGTTTCAGGGACAGGTCTGTTGCcattacagacagatacaggtTAAGTTAAGCCAGATATCTGATCTGAGCAAAAACCTGGCTGCCTCTAATACAGAACAAAACAAGAATCAGTGTCTGGCTTTCAGAAAACAGAACCTTTTAAGGCAGTCTGGTTACTTAACTCAAGTTAAAACACCCTTATTTTGCTGCATGCAATATATTGTTGCTGCCACACAAAATCACAAaagcatttttcactttttaatttttttttccttttttaaagctGAATCTGgaagttctttacattgtgttgaaATATCATGATGAACAGACTAAAAGAAATGGTCTGAAATGACctgcaatcaaatctttttccattgcAAGTGATAGTTGGcgatttggagatacaaggtttttgggtGACCGTGACAATaaatttaatatgaattataACATCAGCATCAGTGTTTTTTGAATAATCTGAATTATTCTGCAAAATGTCTTATCTGAGATGAATTTAGATATGGCCTAGATATGAGTAAGAACAGATAAATAGAGCAGCGAAACTGTATCAACTTAAAAAGAATGCTGTGAATATTTTAGAAGATTATTGTTTAAGATCAAAGACTTGTTTTTCTTTCACATCCAGGTCTTTGTTCGTTCATTTCATGTTTATGTCTGACAGAGAACTCTTTATATGGTGTAATGGTACCAAAGGTTGCCCATCTTTCAAGATCCCAGGCACTGCGTTTCGCTTCCAGGGTCCAGAGTAGATATAAAGACCCTGTTCTCCAGAGTAGAACAAGATGTTCTGATGGTTTAACAAACAATACGTTAGATTTTCACACTTCTTGTCAGCAGCTTGCCAATAATATGTGACACGTCCAAACGATGCAGCACGACATCCAAACATTTTCCAGTTTACTTCACTTGAGATCACCTAGAAACATCCCAAACTCACCACCATGAACTAAatcagccaaagctccagactTGTTGTGCCTTTAAGTTTCCCAAATGAACGACAGATGCAGATACTCCCTCAGTCCTTAGGTGTGTTTAGGCATCAGCAGCGGCGAGGGGAGTTGGGGTACTTGGTTTTCAGGCCCTCCTTGAAGCTGCGGAAGAGCACCCGGTTCCTACGGTTCTCCTCATCCTTGCGGCTGTGGAACTCTCCCTGCACCTTAAAGCCTCTGTGCACGACAAAGGCGTTGCTGACCACAGAGAACCTGAAACCCGCTATGTGAAGCTCACAGGCCTGCAGAACAAAAGGGGGGAGAAAACAGAAGACTGAATGGCTGGATGAAAGAACATACCTGATGTCTAGAAAGTAATTACTACAGCCCCAATAATCGGAATCACCATTTTCAATTATTTAACTGCTACATTGTTTAACAAAGAATAATTGCTAGTCCTCTACCTCTACAAGATCCTccacagtaataataattagcagAAAACTGAAAAAACTAAATCCAGAATGTACAAATCTTCTAAATTACTAAGAAAGCTGTACAACACAGAGCacgaagttctaataaaattaagGTTTAAAAACTTGTAATGAAATTAAGAAAGTTATAATAActtataataatgagaaataatTATATGTAGatacattatattacatatcCCTggataaaatacatatttttagtCTAATATGTAGAATATTAACATGATCCAGGCTTGAATAGTAGTGTTTATAGCAGTGTTCACCAACCACCTTCATGCATATTCAACTGCCATCTTCAACCAATGCCAATGCATCTGCCTGGGCCAATCAAGGACTTCTGAAAATGTTTATTAGCAGGCGTGGCAGTCTATGGTCAGAACACTACACTGCAGAGAGTTTATGGGAGAAACTTTTAAAGTGAACCGTCCACAGAAGTCAAGAATGGGACCGTCTCAGCAGATGTTACTGTAGATTCTAGGGATGCAGGAGACTGAAGTCCAGTTTTTCTTAAGAACAGCATATGCACTGATCACCCATAACATTGGAATGTGACGTGAAGAGACGTGTATAACACTGATTAGCTTCAtgtacagtggcacctgtcaatgAGTGGCATAGGTGGCAGTAGGTGAACCATCACTTTTAATGTACTTAGATAAAAGTAATGAGActcctgcttattcactgtttcttccaaaattgaacacttttatttattacatttttataatttatcattttaaaatacagttaatcctgcttttgttggagtaactgtctctaatgtccagagaaggctttctactagctttcggagcactgctgagagaatctgattgcattgcattgtttaCAAatgtgttagtgagatcaggatgttcgATGATGACCACACCACCTTATCCCCAatgtatcccaaaagtactgggtggagcgccatcatttcagagaacacagttcttccactgctccacagctcaatgctggggggctttatacccctgtagcccagaAAGCCCTATTCTATGGTCAGTGGTTCTCTACAAGGACTCAACAAGCTGTGTATGCACATCTGCACATCTCTtaacagcaatgggtgcaacctaaagtagctgaaggcattcattagaaggggtgtccacaaacatttggacatgtagtgtatacatTTTGATTAAATCCTGCTTCATAGagtaatattgtttatttatgtagggTTAGAAATTACTAAGGTCTTGAAATATCTGAAGCATGGTTCAGAGCTAAACATCTGGCCACTGAAATCATCCGAGATCATCGTGCATCCCTGGTAGGTCCATCTGACGTTACGAGGACTCACCTGGCTGATGCGGTTAAAGCCATACTGCTTGAAGCTTTCATCATACAGGGGCACTGTCTTGGCCCCAATGTAGAAGGGCTCCCATGGGTCAGCCCAGTTGAGTGTGTAGGCCACCTCCAAAGGCCCGGAGCTCTTGGTGGCCAGATTAACCCAACGTGAGTAGTTAGTAGGGGCCTGGCACCGCGGGCACAGTTCCTCATAAAAGGGCCTCACCTCCCCAACCTGATACAGCTGAACCAATTCTGCCTTGGAAGCTGGCATTTTGCGTGTGTGCCTGATTTCAAAAGCGGGCAGGACCAGGACCTCATCCTGGGCCGGCTCGTGCCTCATCAGCATCGTCACAAACTGATGGTGAAGGGCAGCACTGGGCACCATGTCAATGTCGATGACCAGGACATAGGCAGCATCAGTGCCGGTTCGCGCCACGTTGCGGAGGAGGTTGTTGGGGTAGGAGACGTTGCTTCCCATGACATAGTTTTTGTACTTGTCCCTATAAGACTCAAGCTTCGCAAACACACCAGGACAGCCTTGCTCCTCAAGGCCAGCAAAGTGTTCCCGGTCTTGCTCTGGAAAGCTGGCTGTTTCCTCAGAGTGGCAGACCAGGTGGAAGTCCACCAGCTCTTGGACCTGTGGGCAGAAGAGGCTGAGGGCATAGACAAGGGCTGTGGCAAATCGGACATCCTGGCCATGTGCAAATATGGCAATGGAAAGGGGATTGCGCCAGCGGTCAAGCAGCGTGTCCAGGTGATGGAGGTTGTTGATGGTGGTGTGGGTGGCCAAGGCGAGGTGGTGGGACCTCGGGTCAGCACCTGGCTTCTGACTGGTCGAGAACCCACTTTTGATCAGGTTCTTATATATgcggtactgaccactgctgtCGAAAATACCCCCACTCGATAAGGAATACCTCAATCGCTCCTTCTTGGAGTTCTTTTCTCCCTGTGGGTTTTTCTTGGACTCAAACAGTTCTGAATAGGTGGAGCGCTGCTGCTTGCCGTGAAGCTTGGAGAGAAACGACAGATAGATGAGCTGCAGCAGCGCCACGAGGAGCAAGGCACTCAGCACCACTTTAAACACGGAGCATTTTTTGGAGAAATGCATTCCAAAGCGTGGTTGTTTTAGAGGATATCAGTGAAGGGAAAGCTTATCTCCAGCCTGGCTAATTATCTAATAAGAACCATCTCTTGAGCGCTGTaccgttagctagctagatagcagCCTACCGACTTTCTGCTCCGCGAAAACCCACCGtgtatctgcagcagcagcaggagctgcTAACGTTTATTTCTCCAACACTGCTTGATCTCAGACTTACGTCCATATCTCCAACTGGGGTTTTAGCGCCAGGTCCATTTAACATCCAGCTAGTTTAAATCACACTAGACCAAATCACGACCACTGCGTGAACTGCGCCTGCGCGGCACCGGCGCATGTTTATGTGCTAGCACTAGCTTTAGCCAGTTAGCTGGAAGACGCTAACGCCAGCTATCTGTCATGAACCACAGCTGAGACAACAAGTATTAACgctgtttatgttcatttgaTCTCGTCAAAGTTGTTAATTTATCCAACAAGATTTAATAATGTTAAACTGTCTCAAATTTCAACGGATGAAAACCATGAATACCGGCCCACCGTTTAAAGGGCCGACCGTTTCTCAGCGCCCTACATGAgacgaggtggccgagtggttaaggcgatggactgctaatccattgtgctctgcacgcgtgggttcgaatcccatcctcgTCGACAGTGTTTTGTGTCCGTACAGTAGAAAAGGCCACATTTATCTTAGGCTTTAAGAAGCTCAGCAGTACAGGCTTCACAGTGTTGGTCCAGATATTGACATTTTCACTACTCTTTGTCAGAAAGTGTTTGGTAATGAACTTTGAGCACAAAGGATATTTGTACAAACCCGAGCAACCATTATGTTCAGATAAGATAatgctttattagtcccacagtggggaaattcagtgTCGCTCAAAATTCAGGGATaccaagacactcagttacaaaaagtAGATCaattagatatatatatatatatatatatatatatatatatatatatagagagagagagagagagagagagagacagataaatagtataaataataaaaatatattcaaaAAACTCAATATTTACTGATAAGCACCAAATGTATTTGTTCCACATActtacatatttacacattttagtTGAGAGCTCTCTCTACCACTTAAGATGATCCTAACACTGAGATGCTTTTTGGAAACTGGGCACTGATTCACTGGATCAGGTGCGTTACAGCTGTAAGTCATTAAATGAGCAAGGCAGAGGTCTGTCAGGActagggttgagaaacactaaCCGGAGGACTTTTTTTAACCACTTTTACCACTTCAGAAAGTTTGTTTCTGGGCTGTGAAATTGGGAATTGTCTGTAATATTTTGTAAATGCACACAAAACCATTTCCCATTCAGAAAGGGCTGCAGCATTTCTACGTAAATGGGAAGAGCTGATAGGGTAAGATATTTCACACGTTTTTGTTGAAAATTGATGGAAGCATAACTACTGAAGTAGAACATGTAGGAATTCGTGAAACATGCAGGCAACTGATACAGTGATTGATTATCATTGCTATAACTGCACACAGTCTTAGGTAGCTCCTGTTTTAGTAGCGGTGTAACAATTATCAATTCAATGGTTTTATTTCAACAAAGGGCAAATCATCTCATTCTAATGCACAACAACACACGCAAATATGGCATGTATTAATGTTGATCATATTCAAACAGATCAGCTTAAATAAATGCTCACTttgcgacacacacacacacacacacacacacacacacattttcatcaCTTTTATTATCAGCTCTGTTGTTGTTCTCTAGCCCTGCATTAGTCTGTTCCTGACTACAGCTCTGCTCTGGGCTGAAGGTTTGTGGATGGTGTGTGATTGAGTATTAGTTTAATCTACACAGTGACCAGAATGTTTTACCTCTACTAGTGAAACACTGGACCTTTTCAGACACTAGGTGGCCTGCCTGTATGTCTTCACAGTGATAAAACTCTTGCATAAAGTTACTACAGAGCAAGTGAGATTAAAGGTCACATGATCACATTCATAACAGTTGGGTCCAAATGGTGAAAAAGATGCTGGCTCTTATTTCAGGTTGGGGTGAAGCGAAGTTTCATGAAGaaattggttttgtttttgtttctcgATTCGGAAAGCATTTTATATCTACCAGAGGATCTCAGATACTTGCCTTTGGAGACAAACTATGGTTCAcgcatgtctgtgtttttctgtctcATCAGAAAGAGGGAAAATACAGGCAGGATTATCTGATCATTTTAATCTGATCATTTTAATCTCTGTGATTTTTCGAGCAGGTGTTGCTTTATGCTGACTGCTACACACAATATAATGTACTTAAATTTAGCCTGTAACATAGACAAAAGCAGATGGATAAGGACCGCTGGTGGGTTTCATGGCTGGCAAATGGCAATTGCTTCACTTTTAGGCAAGAATTGCTTTTAGAAGTCAACGCAGGTCCTTtaccaccaatttctgaaagagCACTCCGCAAGGAACTGCGTTTTTattcacaagctgtgaaactTGCTGGCGATCCCTATCTGTTTATGTTACAAATATATGTTGGAGATTACCAGAATTTCATAGGGTTTAAAATGCATGTCATATATCTGAACTTCTGTTTCCATGGGGGTATCATCAGAAATCATCCACCTGTTCCTTCCTGTTCCTCTCATTACAGCAACTGATGAATATTTATATGGAGTTTGATACGGGTGAGATGATCAGTGGAGATGAGTTCTCACCTCCATCATTACGACAGGGGCTGAAGAATGGATAGACTTTCTCAAGGAAAAACTGACCAGAGAAAGAGTAGATATGAGACCTGGCCTCCACATCATAAAAGGAGACCAGACCCTCCTCATAATCCACAAACACCCCCACCTTCTGGGGCTTCCCTCTCAGGGAGAGGAGGACTGGAGAATCAGCACAAGCTGTATATTCATCCCCATTTCTCAGAATCAGAGTCCAGAATCCATTCTGTGGATTCAGTGTAATCTTCCCTTTCCTTTCAATGGACTCTCTGGCCACTCCTAAATCCCACTCAGTCTTCCCTTTCACCTGCACCTCATAGTAAAATCTCCCTGAGGTGAATCCCTCCTTTCCTAAAACATCAATGTAGAAATCAAATCTCTTTGGATTGTCAGGAAGATTCTGTTTAGTGTCTCCACATCTCACTTCTTTTCCATCATCAGTCAGGAGGAGATATGGAGAAGCTGTATCAGGATCCAGAGTCACATCCactgagagaaacacacagtgtgtgATATGAGTCTGCAGATAATACCTGAATTCATCATCCAGTGGATCACACTGAGTAAACTTTAAAAAGGGAGTGTAGAATAAAATCTATTTGAGGTGAATTAAAAGTAATAGTACTTTATAAAGTGTGGGTTGCAGTGGTGTGATGATGAGTTTAAAAGAATACAATAGAAAAGCtcctaaaataataaagacagaGACCAATCAGAAATCCCACTGTACCTGCATACTGCTGAATCCTCTTCAGTTCTGTTGAGACTAATTACAATAAAGAAGAATATTCATTAGATTTTAAACAGTTGATTCAAAGCTAATCTTAGACTCAAATAAAGCTTCAGAATGAAGAAACACAACAGATCTTCATGAATCATTTCATTTTCATccagcatttttttaaataatattcttTCTGCTACAGATTTCTGTCTGGAGAACATGCTGAATAGGAAAGTTCCTCACCTGATTCTCTGATCTTCTCATCCAGTGTCTTCTGAATCTGAGAGAGAGCTTTCCTCAAAGTCTCTGCACTCAGATAAGGGTCAATACTGAGGTCATTCCAGGTGCTGGTGTGTGGGGGGCTGCACAGGGAGGGGTAAATCTACAGTCcagcaggagagaggagagattcCTCAGCATGGGCAGTGTTGTAGTGTGATGTGCTGCATTGCCTTTGgcacaaaagtaagaaatggagttccacaaggctctattctagggccgctattatttacattatacatgttaccactgggctcagttgtaagcagacatgacgttaatttccattgttatgcagatgacacacagctctatatatcagccaaacctgaccataaatttaaattaaagaaaatggaggactgtgtaaaggatataaaactctgaatgtcacataacttccttcttcttaacagtaacaaaactgaggttctccttttagatccaaaagacactagaaataaactgaCTTAATATATATAACGAATATATtcgttatatatataaataaaaatctgacttaatgttagacttggctgatgcttccattattcctggtctagcagctaaaaatcttatTAAAAAGTCatatttgattcagatctatcatttgagcaacatatagctaatattagctggacagcctttatgcatcttaggaacatctccaaactaagaaactccttatctctacaggtgGCAGAAAAGCTAGtgcacgcttttattacctcaaggctagattactgtaatgcagtaATTGAACtaaacagcctaattaaaaggagagagccagaaggtaacacagacacgggagcactctgaaacactggcatccatctgctccaccgtccacaaacctgactGTTCGCatgcaagcagcgagacgacagctccagcttctcagtatactacaattccctgtgtctgcgaacccctggacctgcaacttttatctaaggggaaacattaattaccaaaagctaaactaaacagatgaatttttagtttagatttaaagattgagactgtgtctgagtcctgaacattatctggaaggttattccagagttggggggctttataagaaaaggctcttccccctgctgaggttttctgaattttgggaacgagtaagaagcagcaccctgagatctaaggagtcttgatggttcatattatgtaataagatctcacaGCTACTCAGGAGCACGGCCATGTAGgactttgtatgttaatagaagaattttgtattcaatacagaatttaactgggagccaatgaagtgctgatatctgccactattaatattccCACTATTAGCCATCATTACTcgcattactctgaccatcactgccatgactatattacgttatactacaccatgattatcatatttgtcagcccctcggtatcggtgtttcacctgaggctgggggtacttaaggagcctcgacACTTAGTTTGAGGCCAAGAATTGCATGCTTGAGCCTTGAGGCAGCCCGAGGGGTTCCCGTTACTGCTCACAGTGTGTTAAGGCCAGCTTCTGATCTACGTCCTCGTTCGCGAGCAGGCCACCTGGCCATTCAAGGACTCAGTGAGGCTCGCTCTCAGCCAAGATATACCCACGACTCTGGTTCCAGccaggcgacccacgctcacgcagcagtgccaggttGGGTGGGCCTAGTCGTtcttgccaagtagctggtcccccagctatacccccagtctcaggtgtgtttgttttcgccCTCTTGTTCGCCCTCTTGTTCACGTTTATGCCGTGtagctgctgcttctgttgccttattttgtgttttgttaataaacaacTTGTTTAAAAtccatctctcctctctgttcGTCCCTTTGTGTCTGGCCTAACTCgccatgacagaattctcgTCCTCGAACTAAGCGTcgagtacccccagcctcaggtgaaacacatgaacatgaaacaaGACACTGAATTGACAccatgaaccaaacatgaacacaaacaaggaggaagtccttatttgggcctgtgggcggcagcTTGGAATCGCCCCAGGGAagggcgcgataccgaggggctgacaatattataattatgatcagagcagttcaacagtatagatggtttggtgacttttattaataatttataaataattctgactagaggaggatggatccggtcccccttgtgagtcttggttcctcaaggtttcttcctccagctctgattgACTTTTTCCtcgccactgtcgccattggcttgctcacttcaCGTCTTGGATTTtaatgtcttcttatgttatttcttttactaataatgtaaagctgctttgtgacaacaacagttgtaaaaatgaCATTGACATTAAGCAACACTGACCtgtaggaggtggaggtggtcctCTGTGTATGAGAGCTGCTCCAGCTCAGTGTCTCTCCTCTGTAGCTCAGTGATTTCCTGCTCCAGATCTTTAATGAGGTCTTCAGCCTGCCTCTCTGCTGCTTTCTGCTTCTCCTCCATCACCTCAAGCAGCTCAGCCTGGCTTCTCTCAATGGAGCGCATCAGAGCAGTGAAGACCTCAACACTGTCTGAAATCtccttctctgtgtttctctgatggaagaACAACTTTTCACTTCAATCAAATCACAGTGAACGATGAGCATATTATTAATGTCAGTTTGATCCATTCTACAAAATCAAACCTGCAGACTGAAATGACTAGAACACAGATGATGCTTCACCTACTTTTCTGAGCTCTGCTGAGTGTCTGATCTCTCTGATCTTCTCCTGTCTGTCTTGGATCATCTGCTGCACCTCTGTCTGTGTCTtgcccagctgtgtgtgtgtgtgtgtgtgtgtgtgtgtgtgagcagagaGGGAAACTTAGTTTAAAACGTTACCTTGTATCAGTGTTTCTTTAAGGTCTATTAAGCTATTCTTTTCAGTTCACTCACCTCCTCTATAGGAACAGTGTTGTGAGTCCTGTGGTCTTCTTTGGTGCAGAACCGACACACACATCTCTGGTCATCTCTACAGAACAGCTCCAGCGGTTTCTCGTGCTTCTGGCAGATGTAGTCCTCCAGGTTCTCCACGGGGTTTATTAACTTGTGTTTCTTAAGTCGTGGAACATTATAATGAGGCTCTAAATGAGATTTACACAAAGACGCAACACAATCCAGACAGGATTTCAGGGCTTTCTGCTTCACTCCAGTACAGTCTTCACAGAGAACCTCATGTTTATCAAGACCACTTTTGTTCCTGAAATGCTCCACCTGCTCTCTCAGTGTTGTGTTGACCTGCAGTCCTGGTCTCTCTGTGAATTCCTCATCAGATGATGAACAcactgcaaaaaacaaaatcttAGCAAGTGAACTGCTCTTATATTAAAGTGATGAATCCTTAGAGCTGCTCTTGTCCAGATGATGTTTTATTGGGTGATGGACCTGCTCTCTACCTAGCTCTCATGTTACCACCATTCACATTACGATGAACACTATCATGGCAGTGTCTGAGTGtcgctgtgctgagaatggtctgCCACCCAAATAACATTTGGGCAACAGTGACCCTGTGGTCAGATATTAGAGTAGAATACCAGTAGTCCAGTATGTAAT
This portion of the Salminus brasiliensis chromosome 9, fSalBra1.hap2, whole genome shotgun sequence genome encodes:
- the b4gat1 gene encoding beta-1,4-glucuronyltransferase 1; this translates as MHFSKKCSVFKVVLSALLLVALLQLIYLSFLSKLHGKQQRSTYSELFESKKNPQGEKNSKKERLRYSLSSGGIFDSSGQYRIYKNLIKSGFSTSQKPGADPRSHHLALATHTTINNLHHLDTLLDRWRNPLSIAIFAHGQDVRFATALVYALSLFCPQVQELVDFHLVCHSEETASFPEQDREHFAGLEEQGCPGVFAKLESYRDKYKNYVMGSNVSYPNNLLRNVARTGTDAAYVLVIDIDMVPSAALHHQFVTMLMRHEPAQDEVLVLPAFEIRHTRKMPASKAELVQLYQVGEVRPFYEELCPRCQAPTNYSRWVNLATKSSGPLEVAYTLNWADPWEPFYIGAKTVPLYDESFKQYGFNRISQACELHIAGFRFSVVSNAFVVHRGFKVQGEFHSRKDEENRRNRVLFRSFKEGLKTKYPNSPRRC
- the LOC140562881 gene encoding E3 ubiquitin-protein ligase TRIM39-like, translating into MRRKEMDGFSTNQQQREGRSRSTDEPGDLCSSSDEEFTERPGLQVNTTLREQVEHFRNKSGLDKHEVLCEDCTGVKQKALKSCLDCVASLCKSHLEPHYNVPRLKKHKLINPVENLEDYICQKHEKPLELFCRDDQRCVCRFCTKEDHRTHNTVPIEELGKTQTEVQQMIQDRQEKIREIRHSAELRKRNTEKEISDSVEVFTALMRSIERSQAELLEVMEEKQKAAERQAEDLIKDLEQEITELQRRDTELEQLSYTEDHLHLLQIYPSLCSPPHTSTWNDLSIDPYLSAETLRKALSQIQKTLDEKIRESVSTELKRIQQYAVDVTLDPDTASPYLLLTDDGKEVRCGDTKQNLPDNPKRFDFYIDVLGKEGFTSGRFYYEVQVKGKTEWDLGVARESIERKGKITLNPQNGFWTLILRNGDEYTACADSPVLLSLRGKPQKVGVFVDYEEGLVSFYDVEARSHIYSFSGQFFLEKVYPFFSPCRNDGGENSSPLIISPVSNSI